A single Bifidobacterium asteroides DNA region contains:
- a CDS encoding endo-alpha-N-acetylgalactosaminidase family protein: protein MGGTIMGGNQPIARPGATDSWETVRTQVMEVRLRPDFPSVIDYRLKTPQAERTMLGQVRDLRLVAINGIEIELGPDKVELERENETSLVYRLHVIAAGQGIDAVLAVRISVEEASLRFEVISIGNQAGPDHPVQTVAFPGQCLISVTSTQADAEFTGARMSADVSISGDVHRAVTEQMEEDPIGQDYMYGFLSADGLSAGLWSNSEHDGTTASKTGTGGAQNTRVMTVRDQVDGVTVLGLTSAPWIYNRVVQDSHGRSYTVGETDKPAMAVALAGDLNDDGVVNWQDGAIAFRHIMNNPYGSDDIPDQVARRIAMNFGSQAQNPFMTTLDNVKRVALATDGLGQSVLLKGYGNEGHDSGHPDYDDIGRRMGGVKDMNALMDRGKAYGARFGVHVNVDEMFPEAKAFSEDMIRRDDKGGLCYGWNWLDQTVGIDGIYDLASGARRERFAALAREVGDRMDFVYVDVWGDGTSGEEDSWQTRQLSKILTDNGWGIGTEYASANEYDAAFQHWSLDLTYGSPHDKGENSQVMRFLRNHQKDSWIGDHRAFGGAANAPLLGGYSMKDFEGWQGRNDFDAYMDNLYTCDLSTKFIQHFRIMAWYNDPINVDSVHDSTRNQGNEQIELVNDQGDRLIISRGSNEQVSPAYRERTMKLNGRVVLVGDLEANDPKADKPGIETGTGAGAYLLPWVWDANTGDLLDPDEQKLYHWNTAGGSTTWELPESWSDASTVIVYRLTDQGRSEPREIPVVQGSLTLDAKPRTSYLVCRHAGQGVQVDWSGEHLVDAGFNGGERLFQSVWSVKGPGRASITKGQCANSMLRLEGSVCAVQPLTSLVPGRRYALYLGLDNRGGQVELGVEADQGGVLARNMSGPSIAKNYVKAYAHNTDAPTIDGSSYFQNAYLFFTAPKGGQTRLALVHEGEGAAYLDDIRLVENDYDGISLDQDGHLAELTCDFEDNVQGIWPFVVAGAEGVEDNRIHLAQLHEPFTQAGWTVKRMNDVLQGNWSLKVNGLTGRRALLFQTIPQNVPFAPGRHYRVSFDYQCGSDGIYALATGRGEYSGEDLNLHLHPLHKALGVTARCEFELTGDPNGDTWFGIYSTDRQPDLEGSSGSEANMAGYQDLVLDNLRITSL, encoded by the coding sequence ATGGGCGGAACAATCATGGGCGGAAACCAACCGATCGCGAGGCCGGGCGCCACGGACTCCTGGGAGACCGTGCGCACTCAAGTAATGGAAGTGCGTCTCAGGCCCGACTTTCCTTCGGTGATTGACTATCGGTTGAAGACGCCTCAGGCTGAAAGAACCATGCTTGGGCAGGTCCGGGATCTGCGTCTGGTGGCCATCAACGGCATCGAGATCGAGCTGGGTCCTGACAAGGTGGAGCTGGAGCGGGAGAATGAGACCAGTCTGGTCTATCGACTTCATGTGATTGCTGCAGGTCAGGGGATCGATGCGGTTTTGGCGGTCCGTATCTCAGTCGAGGAAGCCTCTCTGAGATTCGAAGTGATCTCGATTGGGAACCAGGCCGGCCCCGACCATCCAGTCCAGACGGTGGCTTTCCCTGGACAATGCCTGATTTCCGTGACCAGCACTCAGGCGGATGCGGAGTTTACTGGCGCTCGCATGTCTGCAGACGTCTCCATCAGTGGCGATGTACACCGGGCGGTCACTGAGCAGATGGAGGAGGATCCTATTGGGCAGGACTACATGTATGGCTTCCTCTCCGCAGATGGCCTCAGTGCCGGCCTCTGGAGCAACTCCGAACACGACGGGACCACGGCCAGCAAAACAGGAACCGGTGGCGCGCAGAACACCAGGGTTATGACTGTTCGTGATCAGGTGGACGGAGTCACCGTCCTCGGTCTGACCAGCGCACCTTGGATATACAACCGGGTGGTCCAGGATTCCCACGGACGTTCTTATACGGTTGGGGAGACAGACAAGCCCGCCATGGCAGTGGCTCTGGCCGGAGACTTGAACGATGACGGGGTGGTCAACTGGCAGGATGGTGCCATCGCCTTCAGACACATCATGAACAATCCGTATGGTTCTGATGACATCCCGGACCAGGTGGCACGACGCATAGCCATGAACTTCGGCTCTCAGGCCCAGAATCCCTTCATGACGACCTTGGATAACGTCAAGCGGGTTGCCCTGGCTACCGATGGCCTGGGTCAGTCCGTCCTTCTCAAGGGATATGGCAACGAGGGCCACGACTCCGGCCATCCGGACTACGACGACATCGGTCGACGAATGGGCGGAGTCAAGGATATGAATGCCTTGATGGACAGGGGCAAGGCCTATGGTGCCCGGTTCGGAGTCCACGTCAATGTGGACGAGATGTTTCCCGAGGCCAAGGCCTTTTCCGAAGACATGATCCGCAGGGATGACAAGGGCGGCCTCTGCTACGGCTGGAACTGGCTGGACCAGACCGTGGGCATCGATGGCATCTACGACCTGGCCTCGGGCGCCAGGAGGGAACGCTTTGCCGCCCTTGCCCGTGAGGTCGGTGACAGGATGGACTTCGTGTACGTGGATGTCTGGGGTGATGGGACCTCGGGGGAGGAGGATTCCTGGCAAACCCGGCAGCTCTCGAAGATTTTGACCGATAACGGGTGGGGGATTGGCACGGAGTACGCTTCGGCCAATGAGTATGATGCCGCCTTCCAGCATTGGTCCCTGGATTTGACCTATGGATCCCCCCACGACAAAGGTGAGAACTCCCAGGTCATGCGCTTTCTGCGCAACCACCAGAAGGACAGCTGGATAGGTGATCACCGAGCCTTCGGAGGCGCAGCCAACGCCCCGCTCCTGGGCGGCTACAGCATGAAGGACTTCGAGGGCTGGCAGGGGCGCAACGACTTCGATGCCTATATGGATAACCTCTACACCTGCGATCTCTCGACCAAGTTCATCCAGCACTTCAGAATCATGGCCTGGTACAACGACCCAATCAACGTCGATTCCGTCCATGATTCGACCAGGAATCAGGGCAATGAACAGATCGAGCTGGTCAATGATCAAGGTGACAGACTGATTATCTCCAGGGGTTCCAATGAGCAGGTATCACCCGCCTACCGCGAGCGCACGATGAAACTGAATGGCCGCGTGGTTCTTGTCGGTGATCTGGAGGCCAACGACCCCAAGGCCGACAAGCCTGGGATTGAAACTGGAACCGGCGCAGGGGCGTATCTGCTGCCCTGGGTCTGGGATGCCAATACAGGGGACCTGCTTGATCCGGATGAGCAGAAGCTCTACCACTGGAATACTGCTGGCGGCTCAACTACCTGGGAGCTCCCGGAATCGTGGAGCGATGCCTCTACCGTCATCGTCTACCGGCTGACCGACCAGGGCAGATCGGAGCCAAGGGAGATTCCGGTGGTGCAGGGGAGCCTCACCTTGGATGCCAAGCCCAGAACATCCTACTTGGTCTGCCGGCATGCGGGCCAGGGAGTCCAGGTGGACTGGTCGGGAGAGCATCTAGTGGATGCAGGGTTCAACGGCGGTGAAAGGCTGTTCCAGTCGGTCTGGTCCGTGAAGGGGCCCGGGCGTGCTTCGATCACCAAGGGCCAGTGCGCCAATTCCATGCTCCGGCTTGAGGGTTCGGTCTGTGCTGTGCAACCCCTGACCAGCCTGGTGCCAGGCAGACGGTATGCCCTCTATCTAGGGCTTGACAACCGTGGCGGCCAGGTCGAGCTGGGTGTGGAGGCGGACCAGGGTGGTGTGTTGGCTCGCAATATGAGCGGCCCGAGCATTGCCAAAAACTATGTCAAGGCTTACGCCCATAACACTGATGCTCCAACGATTGACGGCAGCAGCTACTTTCAGAATGCCTACCTCTTCTTCACGGCGCCCAAGGGTGGGCAGACCCGTCTGGCCTTGGTGCATGAAGGGGAGGGCGCCGCCTATCTTGATGACATCCGCCTGGTCGAGAACGACTATGACGGCATCAGCCTGGACCAGGACGGTCATCTGGCTGAGCTTACCTGTGATTTTGAAGATAATGTCCAGGGCATCTGGCCCTTTGTGGTGGCTGGGGCCGAAGGGGTGGAAGACAACCGAATCCACCTGGCCCAGCTGCATGAGCCTTTCACTCAGGCCGGGTGGACGGTCAAAAGGATGAATGATGTCCTCCAGGGTAACTGGTCTCTGAAAGTCAACGGTCTGACTGGAAGACGCGCTCTCCTCTTCCAGACCATTCCCCAAAACGTCCCCTTTGCGCCGGGCCGACACTACAGGGTCTCGTTCGACTACCAGTGCGGATCAGACGGCATATACGCCCTGGCAACAGGAAGAGGCGAGTATTCCGGTGAGGACCTGAACCTGCATCTGCATCCCCTGCATAAGGCTCTGGGGGTCACCGCCAGATGCGAGTTCGAGCTGACTGGCGATCCGAATGGCGATACCTGGTTCGGCATTTACTCCACTGACAGACAACCAGATCTGGAAGGCAGCAGCGGCTCGGAGGCCAACATGGCTGGCTACCAGGATCTGGTTCTCGATAATCTGCGGATTACCAGTTTGTAG
- a CDS encoding UDP-glucose--hexose-1-phosphate uridylyltransferase has translation MLNRVYRSLDALIGYACACLDLDPSDVDWARNQILALFSLDSYDSGDGPADPASGGVDELLESFIQALVGAGLMARDDAPSMADTVMGILSSRPSHLQRRFTQVEGAQGGMAAMHWFYDYCVKNTYIKKSRLDRNPRFSSGGVVVTINLAKPEFKDMKKAAAGNSTAGGYPKCTICHENEGFAGRDKRTLRTIPLTLGGHDWFWQFSPYGYFREHGICVNADHTPMHVDRDTFGNLLDFVDRFPGYFLGCNAALPRIGGSVLAHDHYQGGGERLPMHQAGAWRTLHLGGHSDTPIEILDWPGTVVRVVSPSRQEIIEVSEAVRQAWVDYDNPDLNIASQGPEGRQSALSPSLVKTDRGYEMSLILRNNGVSPEFPDGIFHVHPEFYPVKQEPIGLIEAQGLFVLPGRLVGQLACLEEALVAGTGLPEQVADFSLEYGEITKTLQGSHDPDQVHEALKSEIGSVCARILGNTAVFKRPEQTEEFLRGLGCR, from the coding sequence ATGCTGAATCGGGTTTACCGGAGCCTTGACGCTCTGATCGGGTACGCCTGTGCCTGTCTGGACCTGGACCCGTCCGATGTCGACTGGGCTCGCAATCAGATCCTGGCGCTTTTCTCCTTGGACTCCTACGATTCCGGGGATGGACCTGCTGATCCCGCCTCCGGTGGCGTCGATGAACTCCTGGAATCCTTTATACAGGCCTTGGTGGGTGCCGGACTTATGGCTCGGGATGATGCCCCCTCCATGGCAGATACGGTCATGGGAATCCTGTCCTCCAGGCCATCCCATCTGCAGCGGCGCTTCACGCAGGTGGAGGGAGCCCAGGGTGGTATGGCCGCCATGCACTGGTTCTACGACTATTGCGTCAAAAACACCTACATCAAAAAGTCCCGCCTGGATAGGAACCCTCGTTTCTCCTCCGGGGGCGTGGTGGTCACCATCAACCTGGCCAAGCCGGAATTCAAGGATATGAAGAAGGCTGCGGCTGGCAACAGCACCGCAGGCGGGTACCCCAAGTGCACCATCTGCCATGAAAATGAAGGCTTCGCCGGGCGTGACAAGCGCACATTGAGGACCATCCCTCTGACCTTGGGCGGGCATGACTGGTTCTGGCAGTTCTCGCCCTATGGGTACTTTCGTGAGCATGGCATCTGTGTCAACGCTGATCACACCCCCATGCACGTGGACAGGGACACCTTCGGGAACCTGCTGGATTTTGTGGACCGTTTTCCCGGCTACTTCCTAGGCTGCAACGCCGCCCTGCCCCGCATTGGCGGATCCGTTCTGGCCCATGACCACTATCAGGGCGGAGGAGAACGCCTGCCCATGCATCAGGCCGGGGCTTGGCGAACCCTGCACTTGGGCGGCCACTCTGATACCCCTATCGAGATTCTGGACTGGCCGGGGACCGTGGTCAGAGTGGTTTCGCCGTCACGGCAGGAGATCATCGAGGTCAGTGAGGCCGTCAGGCAGGCATGGGTGGATTACGACAACCCGGACCTAAACATCGCCAGCCAGGGGCCAGAAGGACGGCAATCAGCCCTTTCGCCCAGCCTGGTCAAGACCGACCGAGGCTACGAGATGAGCCTGATCCTGCGCAATAACGGTGTCAGTCCGGAGTTCCCAGATGGCATCTTCCACGTTCACCCGGAGTTCTATCCGGTCAAACAGGAACCCATCGGGCTGATCGAGGCCCAGGGGCTCTTCGTCCTGCCCGGAAGGCTGGTCGGCCAGCTTGCCTGCCTGGAAGAGGCCCTGGTGGCAGGTACCGGGCTTCCCGAACAAGTAGCCGACTTCAGCTTGGAGTATGGCGAAATTACCAAGACTCTGCAGGGTTCGCATGATCCGGACCAGGTCCATGAGGCCCTTAAGAGTGAGATCGGCAGTGTCTGCGCCCGGATCCTGGGCAACACCGCAGTCTTTAAGCGGCCCGAACAGACCGAGGAGTTCCTGCGGGGGCTGGGTTGCCGGTAG
- a CDS encoding phosphotransferase enzyme family protein, with product MTTVQDQELAAVASRYPLEGRVESIAPYGNGHINQTYLIQTDKRRYILQRMNTSVFPDTASLMRNIELVTEFLRSQGQETLDIIRNREGNTYCELASGAWRVYAFIENTISYDLLPSPNVFKEAGQAFGRFQNSLALFDASQLTETIAHFHDTPKRFETFKQAVQEDIKGRASTCRTEIDWYMERADQYPVIMEGLADGSIPLRVTHNDTKLNNILMDAATGKARAIIDLDTIMPGSMLFDFGDSIRFGASTALEDERDLDKVHFNPDLYRAYAQGFLGAVAGKAVDRELSLFPASCRIMTLECGMRFLTDYLQGDTYFATAYPEHNLVRTHTQMRLVEEMEADDAQMQEMTAQVVEEVRS from the coding sequence ATGACGACGGTTCAGGATCAGGAGCTGGCCGCGGTTGCTTCCCGCTACCCACTCGAAGGGCGTGTGGAGAGCATTGCGCCTTATGGCAACGGGCACATCAATCAGACTTATCTGATACAGACGGACAAGCGTCGTTACATTCTGCAGCGAATGAACACCTCGGTTTTCCCCGATACGGCCTCCCTGATGCGCAACATCGAGTTGGTGACCGAATTTCTGCGCTCGCAGGGTCAGGAGACCCTGGACATCATCCGCAATAGAGAGGGCAATACCTACTGCGAGCTGGCAAGTGGGGCCTGGCGGGTCTATGCCTTCATCGAGAACACGATCTCCTACGATCTGCTCCCTAGCCCAAATGTTTTCAAGGAAGCAGGCCAGGCTTTCGGACGATTCCAGAACTCCCTGGCGCTCTTCGATGCCTCTCAGCTGACCGAGACCATCGCCCACTTCCATGACACCCCCAAACGGTTCGAGACCTTCAAACAGGCTGTTCAGGAAGACATCAAAGGTAGGGCATCCACCTGTCGGACCGAGATCGACTGGTATATGGAACGTGCCGACCAGTACCCGGTCATCATGGAGGGGCTGGCCGATGGATCCATTCCACTCAGGGTCACCCATAATGACACCAAGCTCAACAACATCCTCATGGATGCCGCCACCGGTAAGGCCAGGGCCATCATCGACCTGGACACGATCATGCCTGGATCCATGCTCTTCGATTTCGGCGACTCCATCCGTTTCGGCGCTTCGACAGCCCTGGAGGATGAGCGGGATCTGGATAAGGTTCATTTCAACCCCGATCTTTACCGTGCCTATGCTCAAGGGTTCCTGGGAGCCGTGGCCGGCAAGGCTGTGGATCGGGAGCTGAGCCTCTTCCCGGCTTCCTGCAGGATTATGACCCTGGAGTGCGGCATGCGTTTTCTGACCGACTACCTTCAGGGCGACACCTATTTCGCCACCGCCTACCCGGAGCACAATCTGGTGCGGACCCATACCCAGATGCGCTTGGTCGAGGAGATGGAGGCTGACGATGCTCAAATGCAGGAGATGACCGCCCAGGTGGTCGAAGAGGTGAGGAGCTGA
- the gnpA gene encoding 1,3-beta-galactosyl-N-acetylhexosamine phosphorylase — protein sequence MTTTGRFTLPGEENFAEKTKELAKLWGADAIRNSDGTRLDQELLNLGMKVYSAYFPTRAHNEWICKHMDETPQVYLMSERILAHEDQVQIPLMDRYFDQQLRPNRDADPHRYWEVIDRTAGRVLDQSEWSLDPDQDLVRVTGATPMHEYTASFLAYIIWDPVEMYNHLTNNWGDKEHEIPLDIYHPATRKFVMDAYRQWLDENPATDVVRFTTFFYQFTLIFDQLHREKLVDWFGYACTVSPQALDDFETRYGYRLRPEDFINKGSYNSSFCIPGRAQRDWIDFLSDFVRENVKTMVDMTHQAGKEAMMFLGDQWIGTEPYKPGFEKLGLDAVVGSVGDGTTLRMISDIPGVRYTEGRFLPYFFPDTFHEGNDPSIEGLDNWRKARRAILRSPISRMGYGGYPSLAAKFPKFVQTVASIADEFRDLHDRTQGRAAQGQLNVAVLNSWGAMRSWMAYTVAHALPNKQTYSYYGVLEALSGMRVNVRFISFGDILAHGVDHDLDVIITGGPADTAFSGGGVWKSPALLETLRAWVDGGGALVGIGQPTALEREGRFFQLADVFGVDQERFHTLSVDKYFPKVAKEHFITADLPEDDKADFGEPVVNTYPINEDVTLLRADQGQVQLAVNQYGMGRGVYLSGLPYSAVNARLLERILFYASGRQDRYGDWSCTNPHCEVAYFPQEGVYCVVNNTDLPQETSVRQADGQVRDIALEPSAMVWQQA from the coding sequence ATGACCACGACCGGGCGCTTTACCCTGCCGGGCGAAGAGAACTTTGCCGAAAAGACCAAGGAACTGGCCAAGCTCTGGGGCGCGGATGCCATTCGTAACTCGGACGGCACCCGCTTGGACCAGGAGCTGCTGAACTTAGGGATGAAGGTGTACAGCGCCTACTTCCCTACTCGCGCCCACAACGAGTGGATCTGCAAGCACATGGATGAGACCCCACAGGTCTACCTCATGTCTGAGCGCATACTGGCCCACGAAGACCAAGTGCAGATTCCCTTGATGGACCGCTACTTCGACCAGCAGCTCAGGCCCAACAGGGATGCCGACCCCCACCGGTACTGGGAGGTCATTGACCGCACCGCCGGGAGGGTCCTGGACCAGTCGGAGTGGAGCCTGGATCCGGATCAGGACCTGGTTCGCGTGACCGGGGCCACCCCCATGCATGAGTACACGGCATCCTTCCTGGCCTACATCATCTGGGATCCTGTCGAAATGTACAACCACCTGACCAACAACTGGGGCGACAAGGAACACGAGATTCCCCTGGACATCTACCACCCTGCCACCCGAAAGTTCGTCATGGATGCCTATCGGCAGTGGCTGGATGAGAACCCGGCGACCGACGTGGTCCGGTTCACCACCTTCTTCTACCAGTTCACGCTGATCTTCGACCAGCTCCACCGGGAGAAGCTGGTGGACTGGTTCGGATATGCCTGTACGGTCTCCCCTCAGGCCTTGGATGACTTCGAGACCCGGTACGGTTACCGTCTTCGTCCAGAGGACTTCATCAACAAGGGCAGCTACAACTCCTCCTTCTGCATTCCTGGCAGGGCACAGCGCGATTGGATCGATTTCCTCTCGGATTTCGTGCGGGAGAATGTGAAGACCATGGTCGACATGACCCACCAGGCAGGCAAGGAAGCCATGATGTTCCTAGGAGACCAGTGGATCGGCACCGAGCCCTACAAGCCGGGCTTCGAGAAGCTGGGTCTGGATGCTGTGGTCGGATCCGTGGGCGACGGCACCACCCTGCGCATGATCTCCGATATTCCCGGGGTCCGCTACACCGAAGGTCGTTTTCTGCCTTACTTCTTCCCAGATACCTTCCATGAGGGCAACGATCCCAGCATCGAGGGGCTGGACAATTGGCGCAAGGCCCGTAGGGCCATCCTGCGCAGCCCCATATCGCGCATGGGCTACGGCGGCTACCCATCCCTGGCGGCCAAGTTCCCCAAGTTCGTTCAGACCGTGGCGAGCATCGCAGACGAGTTCCGCGATCTGCACGACAGGACCCAGGGGAGGGCGGCACAGGGCCAGCTCAATGTGGCGGTGCTGAATTCCTGGGGCGCCATGCGGTCCTGGATGGCCTACACAGTGGCGCACGCCCTGCCCAACAAGCAGACCTACTCCTACTACGGGGTTCTGGAGGCACTGTCGGGCATGAGGGTGAACGTCCGCTTCATCAGCTTCGGCGACATTCTGGCCCACGGCGTGGATCATGACCTGGATGTGATCATCACCGGTGGTCCAGCTGATACAGCCTTCAGTGGTGGCGGGGTCTGGAAGAGTCCTGCCCTGCTGGAGACCCTGCGAGCCTGGGTCGACGGGGGAGGGGCCCTGGTCGGCATAGGCCAGCCGACTGCTCTGGAAAGAGAAGGGCGCTTCTTCCAATTAGCCGACGTTTTCGGGGTTGATCAGGAGCGTTTCCACACCCTTTCGGTAGACAAGTACTTCCCGAAAGTCGCCAAGGAGCACTTCATCACCGCCGATCTGCCCGAGGACGACAAGGCGGACTTCGGAGAGCCCGTAGTGAACACCTACCCCATCAACGAGGATGTCACCCTGCTCAGGGCCGACCAGGGTCAGGTGCAGCTGGCGGTCAACCAGTATGGCATGGGCCGTGGGGTCTACCTTTCCGGGCTGCCCTATTCGGCCGTCAACGCCAGGCTTCTTGAACGGATCCTCTTCTACGCCAGTGGGCGACAGGATCGGTACGGGGACTGGAGCTGCACCAATCCTCATTGCGAGGTGGCCTACTTCCCGCAGGAGGGCGTCTACTGCGTCGTCAACAACACCGACTTGCCCCAGGAGACCAGCGTTCGTCAGGCGGACGGCCAGGTCAGAGACATTGCTCTGGAACCCAGCGCCATGGTCTGGCAGCAGGCATAA
- a CDS encoding carbohydrate ABC transporter permease, whose translation MTSANPARLAKKQEKLLKQKADELPRSMRPTKVVKITTIVVLVFALIYFLFPIYWAIIASTKSPSQLVSSNGLWFAVDLKKIPQAVATNYSILLGWTHSQFWHWVFNSLIYSGVSALIGTVVSVMAGYGTAKFQFRGRGVVMTIAMSALLMPSALMTIPQYSIFNALHLSNTMLAVIIPCSVSPFGFFLGRVYAQSSVPTELLEAARIDGAGEARIFFTIVLRILAPAMVTIFLFLFVATWNNFLLPLMMLSSENLFPVTLGLYGLVSLPVFTDRGALMMGSLLGVLPVIILFFCLQRFWQAGLTAGSVKE comes from the coding sequence ATGACCTCGGCCAATCCCGCACGCCTCGCAAAAAAGCAGGAGAAGCTCCTCAAGCAGAAGGCCGATGAACTGCCCCGCTCCATGAGGCCCACCAAGGTGGTCAAGATCACTACCATCGTGGTCCTGGTCTTCGCCCTGATCTACTTCCTCTTTCCCATTTATTGGGCCATCATCGCCTCTACCAAGTCGCCCTCCCAGCTGGTCAGCAGCAACGGCCTTTGGTTTGCGGTCGACCTGAAGAAGATTCCCCAGGCGGTGGCCACCAACTACTCGATTCTCCTGGGCTGGACCCATTCACAGTTCTGGCACTGGGTCTTCAATTCCTTGATCTACTCGGGGGTCTCCGCCCTGATTGGCACGGTGGTTTCGGTCATGGCCGGATATGGCACAGCCAAGTTCCAATTCCGGGGCAGGGGCGTCGTCATGACCATCGCCATGTCCGCCCTGCTGATGCCCTCGGCGCTGATGACCATCCCCCAGTACTCCATCTTCAACGCCCTGCATCTGAGCAACACCATGCTGGCAGTGATCATCCCCTGCTCGGTCTCGCCATTCGGTTTCTTCCTTGGAAGGGTATACGCCCAGAGTTCGGTCCCTACCGAGCTTCTGGAGGCGGCCAGGATCGACGGTGCTGGTGAGGCCAGGATCTTCTTCACGATTGTGCTGAGGATTCTTGCGCCCGCCATGGTCACGATCTTCCTCTTCCTCTTCGTGGCCACTTGGAACAACTTCCTCCTGCCGTTGATGATGCTCTCCAGCGAGAACCTCTTCCCGGTGACCCTTGGCCTCTATGGTCTGGTCTCTCTGCCGGTCTTTACCGATCGAGGGGCGCTGATGATGGGGTCCCTGCTGGGTGTTCTGCCGGTGATCATCCTCTTCTTCTGCCTGCAGCGGTTCTGGCAGGCTGGACTGACCGCCGGTTCGGTCAAGGAGTAA
- a CDS encoding carbohydrate ABC transporter permease: protein MSHRTAAEAGAQKKGRSEIVKRNERTGWAFMMPFCILFAIVFIIPIAYAVYMSFFQQVASGGGAYGGGEMINKFVGLENFRFTVTSAAFWTGIGRVLIYTVIQVPVMIIAALALAMLLDSFIVKHVTPYRLGYFLPYAIPGAIAAIIWVFLYNDQFSPIVKGLAAIGIHVNFFASNALIASMANITTWTFTGYNMLIFLAALQAIPRDLYEAARIDGANGFQIAMRIKLPNVRGAALLAMLLSIIGSIQLFNEPQVMQTVDKGISNSYTPMMMAMNTSRGILTPKGDGPASAIAIVMALIAGVLAALYAYIERKVNES, encoded by the coding sequence ATGAGCCATCGAACAGCAGCTGAGGCAGGGGCGCAGAAGAAGGGGAGATCCGAGATCGTCAAACGCAACGAACGGACGGGTTGGGCATTCATGATGCCTTTCTGCATCCTCTTTGCGATTGTCTTCATCATCCCCATCGCCTATGCCGTCTATATGAGCTTCTTCCAGCAGGTGGCTTCGGGCGGCGGCGCCTACGGCGGGGGCGAGATGATCAATAAGTTCGTCGGGTTGGAGAACTTCCGATTTACAGTCACCTCCGCAGCCTTCTGGACCGGCATCGGCAGGGTCCTGATCTACACGGTCATCCAGGTCCCGGTCATGATCATCGCCGCCCTGGCCCTGGCCATGCTCCTGGATTCCTTCATCGTCAAGCATGTCACCCCCTATCGGTTGGGCTACTTCCTGCCCTATGCCATCCCGGGCGCGATCGCGGCCATCATCTGGGTATTCCTGTACAACGACCAGTTCTCGCCCATCGTCAAGGGCCTGGCAGCCATAGGAATCCACGTCAACTTCTTCGCATCCAACGCTCTGATCGCCTCCATGGCCAACATCACCACCTGGACCTTCACGGGCTACAACATGCTGATCTTCCTGGCAGCCCTCCAGGCCATCCCGCGTGACCTCTATGAGGCTGCCCGGATCGACGGAGCCAACGGTTTCCAGATCGCCATGAGGATCAAGCTCCCCAACGTCAGGGGGGCCGCCCTCCTGGCCATGCTCCTGTCCATCATCGGCAGCATCCAGCTCTTCAACGAGCCCCAGGTCATGCAGACCGTCGACAAGGGCATATCGAACTCCTACACCCCTATGATGATGGCCATGAACACGTCACGAGGCATCCTCACCCCCAAGGGTGACGGTCCGGCTTCAGCCATCGCCATTGTCATGGCGCTGATTGCCGGGGTCCTTGCCGCCCTCTACGCATACATCGAGAGGAAGGTGAACGAATCATGA